One stretch of Kwoniella newhampshirensis strain CBS 13917 chromosome 5, whole genome shotgun sequence DNA includes these proteins:
- a CDS encoding methionine-tRNA ligase, translated as MSNQNLREAEGLLMEIHDPSQGPVLPRDGQRNVLITSALPYVNNVPHLGNIIGSTLSADVFARYSRTLNIPTLYICGTDEYGTATETKALEEGVTPMELCTKFHKLHTEIYEWFEIGFDKWGRTSTEEHTKITQDVYKKLHDNGLFRLETADQTYCEDDKLFLADRFVEGTCPQCGYDDARGDQCDKCSLTFSSPTSLINPRCKRNKSHTVSVRPSTHACVRLDLLQPRLEEWMQKARVKGRWGTNAVITEKGEIVEPRMLGEGLRPSAVTRDLKWGVEVPKVGDEEENKAMEGKVIYVWFDAPIGYPSITATYTNQWERWWKNPDNVELYQFMGKDNVYFHTVLFPAMLIGTGEHWTMLHNISSTQYLNYEDTKFSKSRNVGVFGNNAQQTGQPPSVWRYYLLSQRPENSDSSFLWSKFIAANNNELLANLGNFVNRVVKFVNAKYESKVSGPTGFAGGEVTVEASPSTPAAQLDADFVNDINTRLAEYREQMDDTKLRSGLATAMALSARGNQYLQDNSLDNALFANQPERCGQVLLNAINLIYLLSVVFHPFMPTTSEGILRQLNAPARSLPTKFSIDILPGHSLGKAEYLFKKIENVNGEQEKKWQKQFGGDSVVADQVTPAGPNGHPEGGAVPKSADVLAAENKKVQHEARKLQIAKDKKAAAAAAEKNKSPEERELETKVEAQGKLVAAIKKGTAEGDADKELAVAKSLKGELADLRKKLKETSISL; from the exons ATGAGCAACCAGAACCTTCGGGAGGCCGAAGGGCTCTTGATGGAGATCCATGACCCCTCGCAGGGCCCAGT TCTCCCGAGAGACGGCCAGAGAAACGTTCTAATTACGTCTGCTTTGCCTT ACGTGAACAACGTTCCCCACCTAGGTAATATCATCGG ATCTACTCTTTCAGCCGACGTCTTCGCAAGATATTCTAGGACCTTGAACATCCCAACGCTCTAC ATCTGCGGGACAGATGAGTATGGTACAGCTACCGagaccaag GCACTGGAGGAAGGTGTCACACCTATGGAGCTCTGCACGAAGTTTCACAAACTGCATACCGAGATCTACGA GTGGTTCGAAATCGGTTTTGACAAGTGGGGAAGAACCTCGACAGAAGAGCACACTAA AATTACTCAAGACGTGTACAAGAAACTGCACGACAACGGACTTTTCAGACTGGAGACCGCCGACCAGACTTATTGCGAGGACGAcaagctcttcctcgctgacAGATTCGTCGAGGGAACATGTCCTCAATGTGGTTACGAC GATGCGCGGGGTGATCAATGCGACAAATGCTCCTTGACCTTTTCATCTCCCACTTCTCTCATCAACCCTCGATGCAAGCGGAACAAATCTCACACCGTCTCTGTCCGCCCTTCAACTCACGCCTGCGTGCGATTAGACTTACTTCAGCCTCGACTCGAGGAGTGGATGCAAAAAGCTAGAgtgaagggaagatggggcACCAACGCCGTCATCACCgagaaaggagagattGTGGAACCGAGGATGTTGGGCGAAGGTCTGAGACCGAGTGCGGTCACTAGAGATCTCAAGTGGGGTGTCGAGGTCCCTAAAGTtggtgacgaggaggagaataAGGCAATGGAGGGCAAGGTCATCT ATGTCTGG TTCGACGCCCCCATAGGTTATCCTTCGATCACTGCGACGTACACGAATCAatgggagagatggtggaaAAACCCTGACAACGTCGAATTATACCAGTTTATGGGCAAAGATA ATGTCTACTTCCACACTGTACTATTCCCTGCCATGTTGATCGGTACTGGCGAACACTGGACTATGCTGCATAACATCTCGAGTACTC AATACCTGAATTACGAGGACACCAAATTCAGCAAAAGCAGAAATGTCGG TGTTTTCGGAAACAACGCGCAGCAGACCGGCCAACCGCCTTCTGTCTGGAGGTATTACTTGCTCTCTCAACGTCCCGAGAACAGTGACTCGTCGTTCCTGTGGTCCAAATTCATCGCTGCCAACAATAACGAGCTTTTGGCCAACTTGGGTAACTTTGTCAACCGA GTCGTCAAATTTGTGAACGCCAAATACGAGTCAAAGGTTTCTGGTCCCACAGGCTTCGCCGGTGGCGAGGTAACAGTTGAggcatctccttccacacctGCCGCTCAACTCGATGCCGACTTCGTTAACGACATCAACACTCGGCTGGCTGAGTACAGAGAGCAGATGGATGACACCAAGCTTCGAAGTGGTCTTGCTACTGCTATGGCCTTGTCTGCTCGTGGTAACCAGTACTTGCAAGACAATTCGCTCGATAACGCCCTCTTCGCCAACCAGCCCGAACGATGCGGTCAGGTCCTTCTCAACGCTATCAACCTTATTTACCTCTTGAGTGTCGTTTTCCATCCATTCATGCCTACCACCAGCGAGGGCATCCTCCGACAACTCAATGCTCCGGCTCGAAGCTTACCAACCAAATTTTCTATCGACATTCTTCCTGGTCATTCCCTTGGCAAGGCCGAGTACTTGTTtaagaagatcgagaatgTGAACGGcgagcaggagaagaagtggcAGAAGCAGTTTGGCGGGGATTCCGTTGTCGCGGACCAGGTCACGCCTGCTGGACCTAACGGACACCCAGAGGGCGGAGCTGTTCCTAAGTCCGCGGATGTCTTGGCAGCGGAGAACAAAAAGGTCCAACACGAGGCCCGAAAGCTGCAGATCGCAAAAGACAAGAAAGCAGCCGCAGCCGCAGCTGAGAAGAACAAATCAccagaggagagggagctCGAGACCAAGGTCGAGGCACAGGGCAAGCTTGTTGCCGCGATCAAGAAAGGAACAGCTGAGGGTGATGCAGACAAGGAGCTGGCTGTGGCCAAATCTTTGAAAGGGGAGCTGGCGGATCTGAGAAAGAAGCTCAAGGAGACTTCCATATCTCTATAG